From Zymoseptoria tritici IPO323 chromosome 6, whole genome shotgun sequence, one genomic window encodes:
- a CDS encoding Ca(2+)/Mn(2+)-transporting P-type ATPase PMR1 (ATPase activity, coupled to transmembrane movement of ions, phosphorylative mechanism), producing the protein MSRANAPIIPLHNPVANRAPPANSTLQPPSETNGNSSHVRSTSRIRFPGQQSITAQHAILTPDVVAERHSTSLGNGLHPSDAATRLHVQGPNELPHEEPEPLWLRFVQQFKETLILLLLASAGISALMGNYSDSLSIAVAVTIVVSVAFVQEYRSEKSLEALNKLVPHFAHVIRSAEPRSATEDVNSKGPGDGGLAVAEKASTTISATQLVTGDLVLFHTGDRIPADVRITRSADLSIDESNLTGENEPVGKTADTLSPSTYLNGSADPSTYSSSAGGIRLTDQTNIAFQGTLVRSGYGQGIVIGTGGDTEFGAISASLQEIESPRTPLQQSMDSLGKDLSYMSFGIIGLIMLVGLWRGIKFLELFQIGVSLAVAAIPEGLPIIVTVTLALGVLRMSKRNAIVRRLPSVETLGSVNVVCSDKTGTLTVNHMTATRMWSFGDAAPQEVGKVQTDSPNGATTQAILRSANIVNNGRLNTHSHGQVTAASAAILASTGGDDLADAKSRWAGQPTDVALLDLLDNFHEDDVRSKLGERKHEVPFSSERKWMGVLLEGSGGIDTAYIKGALERVIARCDTYISNQGGEVVLDDRRKQEVDQAAHLMAEEGLRVLAFASGPIKSGSKTKSRSTTPIPPTGLGEEVYDGLCFAGLVGMSDPPRKGVDRSIRRLMAGGVKVIMITGDAETTAVAIAKKLGMPVNLNSALGSPVLRGDQLDHMSESDLAACMSRVSIFARTSPEHKLKIISALQSRGDVVAMTGDGVNDAPALKKADIGISMGKLGTDVAKEAADMILTDDDFSTILSAIEEGKGIFYNIQNFLTFQLSTSVAALGLVMMSSLGGWKNPLNAMQILWINILMDGPPAQSLGVEPVDPSLLREPPRPRNARVLTPRLIRRVLQSASIILLGTLFTYVSNLTAEDLAAHSVSSRDTTLTFTQFVLFDMFNALSCRSATKSVLKGELPFWRNSKGEGNVMFNYAVAGSLIGQGLVIYFPPLQRVFQTEALSLVDLGRLVLMASTVLWVDEGRKWWERRRSQGGMGGGYSRRV; encoded by the exons ATGTCCCGCGCCAATGCCCCGATCATACCGCTCCACAATCCCGTCGCCAATCGAGCGCCGCCTGCAAATTCCACTCTCCAACCTCCGAGCGAGACCAACGGCAACAGCAGTCATGTTCGGAGTACGAGCCGGATCAGATTCCCCGGCCAGCAGTCGATAACAGCTCAGCATGCGATTCTCACACCGGATGTGGTCGCGGAGCGTCACTCTACCTCCCTTGGAAATGGCCTACATCCCTCGGATGCGGCGACGCGATTGCATGTCCAGGGTCCCAATGAGCTTCCGCACGAGGAGCCGGAGCCGCTCTGGTTACGTTTCGTGCAGCAGTTCAAGGAGACATTGATCTTGCTTCTCTTGGCGAGTGCTGGTATCTCAGCTTTGATGGGCAATTATTCGGACTCCTTATCGATCGCCGTGGCTGTAACTATCGTGGTCTCTGTGGCTTTCGTGCAGGAGTACCGGAGTGAGAAGAGCTTGGAAGCATTGAACAAGCTGGTGCCACATTTCGCACATGTCATTCGCAGCGCTGAGCCGCGATCGGCAACGGAGGATGTGAATAGCAAGGGACCTGGAGACGGCGGCCTGGCAGTGGCGGAGAAGGCTAGTACAACGATATCCGCGACACAACTAGTGACGGGAGACTTGGTGCTGTTCCATACAGGCGACAGGATACCTGCTGATGTTCGGATCACTCGTTCTGCTGATCTGAGTATTGACGAGAGCAACTTGACGGGAGAGAACGAGCCAGTCGGGAAGACCGCGGATACCCTCTCTCCGAGCACATATCTGAATGGAAGTGCTGATCCTTCCACATACTCAAGCTCGGCTGGAGGGATCAGACTGACAGACCAGACCAACATCGCTTTTCAAGGAACTCTTGTGCGTTCGGGATACGGCCAGGGAATTGTCATTGGGACTGGCGGCGATACCGAGTTCGGGGCGATCAGTGCTTCATTGCAGGAGATCGAATCGCCTCGAACACCTCTTCAGCAAAGCATGGACAGTCTTGGGAAGGACTTGAGCTACATGTCGTTCGGCATTATTGGTTTGATCATGCTAGTGGGTCTATGGAGAGGCATCAAATTTCTGGAGCTGTTTCAAATCGGCGTCTCTCTCGCAGTGGCTGCAATTCCAGAAGGATTGCCGATCATCGTGACAGTGACGCTCGCGCTGGGCGTGCTGAGAATGAGCAAGCGAAATGCTATCGTTCGAAGACTGCCTTCTGTCGAGACACTGGGATCGGTCAACGTGGTCTGCTCGGACAAGACAGGCACTCTGACCGTCAACCACATGACAGCTACAAGAATGTGGAGTTTCGGTGATGCAGCTCCCCAGGAAGTGGGCAAAGTCCAGACTGATTCTCCGAATGGCGCCACGACGCAGGCTATATTGAGATCCGCGAACATTGTCAACAATGGACGGTTGAACACCCACAGTCACGGACAAGTCACCGCAGCAAGTGCTGCTATCCTGGCTAGCACCGGAGGCGATGATCTCGCAGACGCGAAGAGTCGATGGGCAGGCCAGCCAACAGATGTGGCACTACTGGACCTTTTGGACAACTTCCACGAGGACGATGTACGGTCAAAGCTCGGAGAGCGCAAGCACGAGGTTCCATTCTCCAGCGAACGCAAATGGATGGGAGTTCTGTTGGAAGGGTCTGGCGGGATTGATACCGCCTACATCAAGGGAGCGCTAGAGAGAGTCATCGCCCGATGCGACACCTACATTTCGAACCAAGGCGGAGAAGTCGTCCTCGATGACAGGCGAAAGCAAGAAGTCGACCAAGCCGCGCACCTCATGGCTGAGGAGGGCCTCCGCGTGCTAGCTTTCGCCTCGGGTCCGATCAAGAGTGGTTCAAAAACCAAGAGCCGATCCACAACGCCCATCCCACCAACTGGACTTGGAGAGGAGGTCTATGACGGCCTCTGCTTTGCTGGCCTCGTAGGAATGTCTGATCCACCACGAAAAGGCGTGGATCGCTCCATCCGCCGCCTCATGGCCGGCGGCGTCAAAGTCATCATGATCACGGGCGACGCCGAAACCACTGCCGTCGCCATTGCGAAGAAACTCGGCATGCCTGTCAACCTGAACTCTGCTCTTGGCTCTCCAGTCCTCCGAGGCGACCAACTCGACCACATGAGCGAGTCAGACCTTGCGGCTTGCATGTCACGAGTGAGCATCTTCGCGCGCACGAGTCCCGAGCACAAACTCAAGATCATCTCTGCCCTGCAAAGTCGCGGCGACGTTGTAGCCATGACCGGAGATGGCGTCAACGACGCTCCGGCCTTGAAGAAAGCCGACATTGGAATCAGTATGGGCAAGCTGGGCACAGATGTGGCTAAAGAGGCGGCGGACATGATTCTCACCGATGATGACTTCAGCACTATCCTCAGTGCGATCGAAGAGGGCAAGGGCATCTTCTACAACATTCAGAACTTCCTCACTTTTCAGCTATCCACCAGCGTCGCCGCTCTAGGCCTCGTGATGATGTCCTCCCTTGGCGGCTGGAAGAATCCTCTCAACGCCATGCAAATCCTCTGGATCA ACATCCTAATGGACGGTCCACCTGCACAATCTCTAGGCGTCGAGCCTGTCGACCCCTCTCTCCTCCGCGAACCTCCCCGCCCACGAAACGCCCGCGTCCTCACTCCGCGTCTCATCCGCCGCGTCCTCCAATCCGCCAGCATCATCCTCCTGGGCACGTTGTTTACCTACGTCTCCAATCTTACCGCCGAGGATCTTGCCGCCCACAGCGTCTCGTCCCGCGATACGACCCTCACTTTCACCCAATTTGTGCTGTTCGACATGTTCAACGCGCTATCGTGCCGGTCTGCAACGAAGTCGGTGCTGAAGGGCGAGTTGCCGTTCTGGAGGAATAGCAAGGGCGAAGGAAACGTGATGTTCAACTATGCGGTTGCAGGTAGTTTAATTGGACAGGGTTTGGTGATTTACTTTCCGCCGCTGCAGAGGGTGTTTCAGACGGAGGCGTTGAGCTTGGTAGACTTGGGACGATTGGTGTTGATGGCGAGCACGGTTCTTTGGGTTGATGAGGGGAGGAagtggtgggagaggaggaggagtcagGGCGGTATGGGAGGCGGTTACAGTCGGAGAGTGTGA